The following coding sequences are from one Seonamhaeicola sp. ML3 window:
- a CDS encoding cysteine desulfurase family protein, producing the protein MKNVYLDNAATTQIREEVIDEMAKVMHTSYGNPSSTHSFGRSAKALVEKSRKAIAKHFNITASEIVFTSGGTEADNLVLNSAVRDLGVNHIITTKIEHHAVLHTIEQLQREYKITVSYLDVDEKGDIDFEQLEDYLKKGTKTLVSLMHVNNEIGNILDVNRVGAMCKANDALFHTDAVQSVGHYHLDLQDMPIDFLAASAHKFHGPKGIGFAFIRKNTGLKPLIYGGEQERGLRAGTESVHNIAGMEVALNIALKNLSQEAKYITGLKEYFISELMQAIPDVVFNGQSEDINKSTYTLVNVCLPIPPEKATMMLFQLDLKGVACSKGSACQSGSAQVSHVLYEILSEEDMQKPSVRFSFSIYNTKQDIDYVVGILKDFNQG; encoded by the coding sequence ATGAAAAACGTTTATTTAGATAACGCCGCTACGACTCAAATACGCGAAGAGGTTATTGATGAAATGGCCAAGGTTATGCATACCAGTTATGGTAACCCTTCTTCAACACACAGTTTTGGGAGATCTGCCAAAGCTTTGGTCGAAAAATCTAGAAAGGCCATTGCAAAGCATTTCAACATTACCGCCAGTGAAATTGTATTCACCTCTGGCGGTACCGAAGCCGATAATTTGGTATTGAACAGTGCGGTAAGAGATTTAGGTGTTAATCATATAATCACCACTAAAATCGAACATCATGCGGTTTTACATACCATAGAGCAACTTCAAAGGGAATATAAGATTACTGTGAGTTATCTTGATGTTGACGAAAAAGGTGACATTGATTTCGAACAGCTTGAGGATTATCTAAAAAAAGGAACCAAAACCTTAGTAAGCCTAATGCATGTTAATAATGAAATTGGTAATATTTTAGATGTAAACCGTGTGGGGGCAATGTGCAAAGCTAATGATGCATTGTTTCATACAGATGCTGTTCAAAGTGTTGGACATTATCATTTGGATTTACAAGACATGCCAATAGATTTCCTGGCGGCCTCTGCGCATAAATTTCATGGGCCAAAAGGTATTGGATTTGCTTTCATTAGAAAAAATACAGGGTTAAAACCACTAATTTATGGTGGTGAACAAGAGCGTGGACTTAGGGCAGGTACCGAGAGTGTGCATAATATCGCGGGTATGGAAGTAGCGCTAAATATTGCCTTAAAAAACTTATCTCAAGAAGCAAAGTACATTACAGGTTTAAAAGAATATTTTATTTCTGAATTAATGCAAGCGATACCCGATGTTGTTTTCAATGGACAATCAGAAGACATTAACAAAAGTACCTACACACTAGTTAATGTTTGTTTGCCAATACCACCTGAAAAGGCAACTATGATGTTGTTTCAGTTAGATTTAAAAGGTGTGGCTTGTTCCAAGGGGAGTGCTTGCCAAAGCGGAAGTGCTCAAGTTTCCCATGTGCTTTATGAAATTCTATCTGAAGAGGATATGCAAAAACCATCCGTTAGATTTTCGTTTAGTATTTACAATACCAAGCAAGATATTGATTATGTGGTTGGGATTTTAAAGGATTTCAATCAGGGTTAG
- a CDS encoding retropepsin-like aspartic protease has product MKKLVITICFILCFTGLSNAQKTQFKTGKPSTRNYYTQVTYEDVRGKMIIPVSIDGENYRFLFDTGAPNILSKALWDKIGSKKVKNLSVSDANQKKQKMKLAVIPELKIGNITFKNTSALIFEGKNNLVFECYKIDGFIGSNILRKSIVQIRSKEQLLILTNMQNRLNLGQNKPSELMLRGNQSSPYIKIKLKGEDIGTENLLFDTGASGFYDLSKQNYKILNTKKITTLLSKASGSSSIGMFGMADKSEQYRLLIPEITINNHVFKNVITVTGNDNSSRIGSDILDFGIPTLNFITKEFYFETYNSENDLNERLFGFDPTVENNKLVVGFVWDENLKKKISFGDEIIEINDTNLENTVVCDFITKTSVFREKDTINMTVRTKKGKKIPLILHRKQ; this is encoded by the coding sequence ATGAAGAAACTTGTAATAACGATATGTTTTATATTATGCTTTACAGGTTTATCTAATGCTCAAAAAACTCAATTCAAAACAGGTAAACCCTCAACGAGAAATTATTATACTCAAGTTACTTACGAGGATGTAAGAGGGAAAATGATAATTCCAGTTTCTATCGATGGTGAAAATTATCGTTTTCTTTTTGATACCGGGGCTCCAAATATATTGTCCAAAGCCTTATGGGATAAAATTGGTTCCAAGAAAGTAAAAAACCTTTCCGTTTCTGATGCCAATCAAAAGAAACAAAAAATGAAACTGGCAGTCATCCCAGAACTTAAGATTGGTAATATAACATTCAAAAATACCAGCGCTTTGATTTTTGAAGGCAAGAATAATCTCGTTTTTGAATGCTATAAAATTGATGGTTTCATTGGAAGCAATATTTTAAGAAAGTCAATAGTTCAAATTCGTTCTAAAGAACAATTGCTTATTCTAACCAATATGCAGAATAGGTTAAATCTAGGTCAAAATAAACCTTCAGAATTAATGCTTAGAGGAAACCAAAGTAGTCCGTATATAAAAATCAAACTTAAGGGTGAGGATATTGGTACTGAAAATTTATTGTTCGATACAGGAGCTAGCGGATTTTACGATTTAAGTAAGCAGAACTACAAAATTTTAAATACTAAGAAAATTACAACCCTATTATCTAAGGCTAGTGGTTCTTCAAGTATTGGCATGTTTGGCATGGCAGATAAAAGTGAACAATATAGGCTACTAATCCCAGAAATAACCATAAACAATCATGTCTTTAAAAATGTTATAACAGTAACGGGAAACGATAATAGTTCTAGAATTGGTTCTGATATTTTAGATTTCGGTATACCAACCTTGAATTTTATCACAAAAGAATTTTACTTTGAAACTTATAACTCTGAAAACGATTTAAACGAAAGGCTATTCGGGTTTGATCCAACCGTAGAAAACAACAAATTGGTGGTTGGATTTGTTTGGGATGAAAACCTGAAGAAAAAAATATCTTTTGGAGATGAAATCATAGAAATAAACGATACTAATTTAGAAAACACCGTCGTTTGCGATTTCATAACCAAAACTTCTGTTTTTAGGGAAAAAGACACTATAAATATGACAGTTAGAACAAAAAAAGGGAAAAAAATTCCTCTAATCTTACACAGAAAACAATAG
- a CDS encoding Smr/MutS family protein yields MKFKIGDSVSVLDEDLSGIVKKVSGNTVFIETEDGFELSFEYDALVINKPASFKNDIFSHTSLNKVVSEKEQSKRRTQPKVKSKERFQPTMEVDLHIGKLIKSSKGMSNHDMLTLQLDTAKRQLEFAINKRIQKVVFIHGVGEGVLKLELEYLFGRYDNLKFYDANYQKYGQGATEVYIYQNTNSN; encoded by the coding sequence ATGAAGTTTAAAATTGGTGATTCGGTTTCTGTTTTAGATGAAGATTTGTCTGGAATCGTAAAAAAGGTTTCTGGTAATACAGTATTTATCGAAACTGAGGATGGTTTTGAGCTTAGTTTTGAATATGATGCTTTAGTGATTAATAAACCAGCTTCATTTAAAAATGATATTTTCTCTCACACCAGTTTAAATAAAGTTGTTTCAGAGAAGGAGCAATCAAAACGGAGAACGCAACCTAAGGTAAAGTCAAAAGAGCGTTTTCAGCCCACCATGGAAGTAGATTTACACATTGGTAAATTGATTAAATCTTCCAAAGGGATGAGTAATCACGATATGCTTACTTTACAACTTGATACTGCTAAACGACAATTGGAGTTTGCTATAAACAAACGCATCCAAAAAGTTGTTTTTATTCACGGTGTAGGCGAAGGGGTGTTAAAGTTAGAACTTGAGTATCTTTTTGGGAGATACGATAACTTAAAGTTCTACGATGCTAATTATCAAAAATACGGACAGGGAGCAACTGAGGTTTATATTTATCAGAACACAAATTCTAATTAA
- a CDS encoding T9SS type A sorting domain-containing protein yields the protein MPLKLSILVLLFQVILKPPIANKSINSDEIIADNFYEKSTQSHNGIKIVSENNVPYFTLLTPAPLRIESLTIFDLSGKQLYRRRKFIIRRREKVPTRGLKKGIYLVQIETKDQPLFSKTILINN from the coding sequence ATGCCCCTAAAGCTCTCAATTCTCGTATTGCTATTTCAGGTCATATTAAAACCGCCTATTGCAAACAAAAGTATAAACTCAGACGAAATAATCGCAGATAACTTTTACGAAAAATCTACTCAAAGCCATAATGGTATTAAAATAGTTTCGGAAAATAACGTTCCATATTTTACTTTATTAACACCAGCTCCCCTTCGTATAGAATCCTTAACTATTTTCGATTTAAGTGGTAAACAATTATACAGACGAAGAAAATTTATAATCAGGAGACGAGAAAAAGTACCCACGAGAGGACTTAAAAAAGGGATTTATTTAGTACAAATAGAAACAAAAGACCAACCATTGTTTTCTAAAACAATACTGATTAACAACTAA
- a CDS encoding DUF2752 domain-containing protein → MLPCLNKKLFGFECFGCGLQRSVVLIFRGEFVEAFHMYPAIYTLIILFILIGINFFKLYKISTKLITAIALLNAVIIICSFIVKNFYN, encoded by the coding sequence ATGCTACCTTGCTTAAACAAAAAACTATTTGGTTTTGAATGTTTTGGTTGTGGTCTACAACGCTCTGTTGTTTTAATTTTTAGAGGTGAATTCGTTGAAGCATTTCATATGTATCCTGCTATTTATACACTAATAATATTATTTATTTTAATTGGCATTAACTTCTTTAAACTTTATAAAATCTCTACAAAATTAATTACTGCTATAGCATTGTTAAATGCTGTTATAATTATTTGTAGTTTTATAGTGAAAAACTTTTATAACTGA
- a CDS encoding M23 family metallopeptidase yields MSNTQNNYPQDYFRSPLDIPLILSGTFAELRSNHFHSGIDLKTQQRVGLNVKACADGFVSRIKISNYGYGKAIYVTHPNGYTTVYAHLQKFEPEIEAYIKQQQYKKESYEIELFPSADTLPIKKGQLIAYSGNSGGSGGPHLHFEIRDNAQRPVNPMLFGIDIADTKKPFVKSLYAYPLDNNTFVNNSNEKQKLRLIPIEGGNYVVESIKAIGNIGFGIETNDRQNLASNSNGVYNIQSFVNGNKNFELDFKRFAFSETKHINQLIDYEHYAKKKQRIQKLYRVNNPLSIYKSVLDEGVVSIKDSAYVVYKIRITDFKDNETWVTLNVKGTKKAVAKAKQPKTTPYYINVNQDINLKKDNVTVDFYKDTFYEDFYLNFEVSNDTLTLHKDVKAAKKSFNISYDISKYNAKDKSSLYIARLLGYNKYPSYTSTKREGDLLKARTKTLGTFALALDTINPTIKPVNFKNGQWLSKYRYLKIKIDDKESGVSKYRATINGKWILMERNNYTDNTITFDFNDGIVTDTKNILKVIVTDNVGNNSTFEALFYRK; encoded by the coding sequence TTGTCGAATACCCAAAATAATTATCCTCAAGACTATTTTAGGAGCCCTTTAGACATCCCTCTTATTCTTTCGGGAACTTTTGCAGAGCTACGATCTAATCATTTTCATTCTGGAATAGACTTAAAAACACAACAACGTGTAGGCCTTAATGTGAAAGCCTGTGCTGATGGATTTGTAAGTAGAATTAAAATTTCCAACTATGGTTACGGCAAAGCTATTTATGTAACCCATCCTAACGGTTACACTACTGTTTATGCGCATTTACAAAAATTTGAACCTGAAATTGAAGCCTATATAAAACAACAGCAATACAAAAAAGAGTCTTATGAAATAGAGTTGTTTCCAAGTGCAGATACTCTACCCATAAAAAAAGGACAACTTATTGCTTACTCCGGTAATTCTGGAGGTTCTGGTGGCCCTCACTTACACTTCGAAATTCGGGACAACGCACAGCGCCCTGTTAATCCTATGCTTTTTGGCATAGACATAGCAGACACCAAAAAACCTTTTGTAAAATCGCTATATGCGTACCCGCTAGATAACAATACCTTCGTAAACAATTCCAACGAGAAACAAAAACTAAGATTAATTCCCATTGAAGGAGGAAATTATGTGGTAGAAAGCATCAAAGCCATAGGGAACATAGGTTTTGGAATTGAAACCAATGATAGACAAAATTTAGCTTCAAACTCAAATGGCGTATACAATATACAATCTTTTGTGAATGGGAATAAAAACTTTGAACTGGACTTTAAGCGGTTTGCTTTCAGTGAAACGAAACATATTAATCAACTAATCGATTATGAACATTATGCTAAAAAAAAACAGCGTATACAGAAGTTATATCGCGTAAATAATCCGTTGAGTATATACAAATCTGTATTAGATGAAGGTGTAGTTTCTATAAAAGATAGTGCCTATGTAGTTTATAAAATAAGAATCACAGATTTTAAGGACAATGAAACTTGGGTTACCCTAAACGTAAAGGGAACTAAAAAGGCCGTTGCTAAAGCCAAACAACCAAAAACAACGCCATATTATATAAATGTTAACCAAGACATAAACCTTAAAAAAGACAATGTAACTGTAGATTTTTATAAAGATACTTTCTATGAAGATTTTTACCTCAATTTTGAGGTTAGTAATGATACGCTTACTTTACACAAAGATGTAAAAGCAGCTAAAAAAAGTTTTAACATTAGTTACGACATTAGTAAATACAATGCTAAAGACAAAAGTAGTCTCTACATTGCTCGCCTTCTAGGGTATAACAAGTATCCTTCTTACACATCCACAAAACGAGAGGGTGATTTGTTAAAAGCCCGAACTAAAACACTAGGAACATTTGCCCTAGCATTGGATACCATCAATCCAACCATAAAACCTGTTAACTTTAAAAATGGGCAATGGCTAAGTAAGTATCGTTACTTAAAAATAAAAATCGACGATAAAGAATCTGGAGTTTCAAAATATAGAGCTACCATTAATGGGAAGTGGATTCTGATGGAACGTAACAACTATACAGATAATACCATAACCTTCGATTTTAACGATGGCATCGTAACCGATACCAAGAACATTTTAAAAGTAATTGTTACCGATAATGTTGGAAATAATTCTACTTTTGAAGCGTTGTTTTACAGAAAATAA
- a CDS encoding cell division protein ZapA: MSEKLKIKLSIANRVYPLTIEASQEEGLRKAAKNIDYMIKQFEQSYSVRDKQDVLAMCALQFASQVEQKSIDKANVNEHVEVKLKELNEILHSHLNS, encoded by the coding sequence ATGTCAGAAAAGCTTAAAATAAAGCTATCTATAGCCAATAGGGTTTATCCTTTAACTATAGAGGCAAGTCAAGAAGAAGGCTTACGTAAAGCTGCCAAGAACATTGACTATATGATAAAACAGTTTGAGCAAAGTTACTCTGTAAGAGATAAACAAGATGTGTTGGCTATGTGTGCCTTGCAGTTCGCTTCTCAAGTAGAACAAAAATCTATAGATAAAGCTAACGTAAACGAACACGTAGAAGTAAAACTCAAAGAATTAAATGAGATATTACACTCACACTTAAATTCTTAA
- the rny gene encoding ribonuclease Y produces MDNPIILIIGAAVVGLLIGFVIAKSLEKSKASKIIKEAKKNASLVLKEAKSEGETIKKDKILQAKEKFIELKAEHEKVILSRDKKMAEAEKRTRDKESQVSSELSKNKKLNQSLDDKIKDYNHRLDVLDKKQEELDKLHKSQVQQLEVISSLSAEEAKEQLVESLKGEAKNDAMAFIQSSLEEAKLTAEQEAKKVIINTIQRIGTEEAVDNCVSVFNIESDDVKGRIIGREGRNIRAIEAATGVEIIVDDTPEAIILSCFDSVRREIARLSLHKLVTDGRIHPARIEEVVKKTKKQIDQEIIEVGKRTVIDLGIHNLNPELIKMVGRMKYRSSYGQNLLQHSREVAKLCGVMAAELGLNPKLAKRAGLLHDIGKVPDAEVDMETPHAILGMQWAEKYGEKRDVCNAIGAHHDEIEMKSLLAPIIQVCDAISGARPGARRQVLDSYIQRLKDLEDIAFGFTGVKKAYAIQAGRELRVIVESEKVNDDKAADLSFNISQKIQTDMTYPGQVKVTVIRETRAVNIAK; encoded by the coding sequence ATGGATAACCCAATTATATTAATTATTGGAGCGGCAGTTGTAGGCCTATTGATAGGTTTTGTCATTGCCAAATCACTCGAGAAGAGTAAGGCTTCTAAAATAATTAAAGAAGCAAAAAAGAATGCCTCTCTAGTTTTAAAAGAAGCTAAAAGTGAGGGAGAAACGATAAAAAAAGATAAGATTCTTCAGGCTAAGGAAAAGTTTATTGAACTTAAAGCCGAACATGAAAAAGTAATACTGTCTAGGGACAAAAAAATGGCCGAGGCTGAAAAGAGAACAAGAGATAAAGAATCTCAAGTCTCTAGTGAGCTTTCCAAAAACAAAAAGTTAAATCAGAGCCTAGATGATAAAATAAAAGATTACAATCATAGACTTGATGTTCTTGATAAAAAACAGGAAGAACTAGATAAACTTCATAAAAGTCAAGTACAACAGCTAGAGGTCATTTCTAGTTTATCTGCCGAAGAAGCTAAAGAACAGTTGGTGGAATCTTTAAAAGGGGAGGCCAAAAATGATGCCATGGCATTTATACAAAGTTCTCTTGAAGAAGCTAAACTTACTGCAGAGCAAGAGGCTAAAAAAGTCATTATAAACACCATTCAGCGTATTGGGACCGAAGAAGCAGTAGACAATTGTGTTTCTGTATTTAACATTGAATCTGATGATGTTAAAGGACGTATTATTGGGCGTGAAGGTAGAAATATTCGTGCTATAGAAGCTGCAACAGGAGTTGAGATTATTGTAGATGATACTCCTGAAGCTATCATTCTGTCTTGTTTCGATTCTGTAAGAAGGGAAATTGCCCGTTTATCTTTACATAAATTAGTAACTGATGGAAGGATTCATCCTGCGCGCATTGAAGAAGTTGTAAAGAAGACCAAAAAGCAAATAGACCAAGAAATTATAGAAGTAGGTAAACGTACAGTTATAGATTTGGGTATTCACAACTTGAATCCTGAGTTGATTAAAATGGTAGGCCGAATGAAATACCGTTCTTCTTACGGACAGAATTTGTTACAGCATTCTCGTGAAGTCGCTAAACTTTGTGGGGTTATGGCAGCAGAATTAGGGCTAAACCCAAAACTTGCCAAGAGAGCTGGTTTATTACACGATATCGGAAAAGTACCAGATGCAGAGGTAGACATGGAAACACCACATGCTATTTTAGGTATGCAATGGGCAGAAAAGTATGGTGAGAAACGCGATGTTTGTAATGCCATTGGAGCTCACCATGATGAAATTGAAATGAAATCATTACTAGCACCAATTATTCAGGTTTGTGATGCTATATCTGGAGCTCGTCCTGGTGCACGTCGCCAAGTACTCGACAGTTATATTCAACGTTTAAAAGACCTAGAAGATATCGCTTTTGGTTTTACAGGTGTAAAGAAAGCTTATGCGATTCAGGCGGGTAGAGAGTTACGTGTTATTGTTGAAAGTGAAAAAGTAAACGATGATAAAGCAGCTGATTTGTCATTCAATATTTCACAAAAAATACAAACAGACATGACATATCCTGGTCAGGTTAAAGTTACAGTTATACGAGAAACCAGAGCGGTTAATATCGCTAAATAA
- the xerD gene encoding site-specific tyrosine recombinase XerD, whose translation MKWEHAIKDYKLFLKIERGLSINSIDNYSRDVRKLVHYLDTNDIDSTPISISADIIKQFIYEIAKNVNERSQARIISGLRSFFDYLIFEDYRKENPLELIESPKIGRKLPDTLSEEEIDSIINAIDLSKPEGERNRAMLETLYGCGLRVSELINLKISDLFFDEGFIKVTGKGDKERFVPIVDTTKKYINIYLNEIRVHIGVKPGFEDTLFLNRRGKQLTRVMVFTIVKQLVEKIGLKKKISPHTFRHSFATHLLQNNADLRSIQLMLGHESITTTEIYVHVDQTHLARVVEKYHPRK comes from the coding sequence ATGAAATGGGAACATGCCATAAAAGACTATAAACTATTCCTTAAGATAGAACGAGGGTTATCCATAAACTCTATTGATAACTACTCAAGAGATGTTAGGAAATTGGTCCATTATCTAGATACAAATGATATTGACAGCACTCCTATTTCAATTTCAGCAGACATTATTAAACAATTTATCTACGAAATTGCTAAAAATGTTAATGAGCGGTCTCAAGCAAGAATTATTTCTGGGCTAAGAAGTTTTTTTGATTATTTAATATTCGAGGATTACCGAAAAGAAAACCCACTTGAACTCATCGAATCTCCCAAAATAGGAAGAAAATTACCAGACACCTTATCTGAAGAAGAAATAGACTCCATAATCAATGCTATAGACTTGAGTAAACCCGAGGGCGAACGAAATAGAGCTATGCTAGAAACTCTTTACGGTTGCGGACTTAGAGTTAGTGAACTTATTAATCTTAAAATATCCGATTTATTTTTTGATGAAGGTTTTATAAAAGTTACAGGAAAGGGAGATAAAGAACGTTTTGTGCCTATTGTTGATACCACAAAAAAATATATTAATATTTACCTTAATGAAATTAGGGTACATATTGGAGTTAAACCTGGTTTTGAGGATACGCTTTTTTTAAACAGACGGGGTAAACAGCTTACAAGGGTTATGGTCTTTACAATTGTAAAGCAACTTGTTGAAAAAATAGGTCTTAAAAAGAAAATTTCCCCACATACTTTTAGACACTCTTTCGCTACACACCTACTTCAAAACAACGCAGATTTGCGTTCTATACAGCTCATGTTAGGCCATGAAAGTATTACCACTACCGAAATATATGTGCATGTGGACCAAACCCATTTAGCTAGAGTTGTAGAAAAATATCACCCTAGAAAATAA
- a CDS encoding carboxypeptidase-like regulatory domain-containing protein, whose translation MKPKFLLSLTLFFSIISTCLSQTATIRGVILNENIQPIEGVNITADKLGTQTNSNGFYVLEIPSNSDVKIEFTHISFKKVSSVFNLKNGEELEFNPVMKSEIEQISTVIINTKRRKEVEGIITLQPEVIRKIPGAQPGVENLLNTLPGVNISNELSTQYSVRGGNFDENLVYVNDIEVYRPFLIRSGQQEGLSFVNTNLVQNVEFSAGGFQAKYGDKLSSVLDITYKTPYQFEVNADLSLLGASVSYENISADSKFTSIIGARYRDNSLLVNARETETNFNPIFADLQAYLTYKFTNKFHLSFLGNASLNKYNFEPETRQTNFGTLSDPVALLVFYQGQEKDQYQTYFGALKGTYFANDDLTLKLIASTYYTSEEEYFDILAQYRLGQVNTNIGDENVGEVEFSEGIGSQLNHGRNDLDALITNIEHKGDFKIDDNRIEWSVKYTNEDIRDRLVEWEVIDSAGFSIRPPRTTPVNEQPYIPYSGPIEPFQNVRATNNTQINRLQAYAQWSKRSTLGQSEVWYNAGVRVHNWSVKGDGISSSNQTVFSPRGQFTIKPKWKKDMLFRAAAGLYYQPPFYRELRDATGTVRPNVKAQQSVHIVLGNDYSFKMWNRPFKLTSEVYYKNLSYVNPYTIENVRIRYRANNSATAFAYGLDMRLNGEFVPGTESWFSFGYLKTEENINNRGFIPRPTDQRLKFAALFQDYVPNVPNLKMYLNLVYNTGVPGGSPSYADPYVFQSRLPDYKRADFGLQLVLVDDDRQFKRGWKKPFKELTLGLEIFNIFDVQNSITNTWVRDVASKRQFAIPNFLTPRVFNVRTTMRF comes from the coding sequence TTGAAACCTAAATTTCTACTTTCTCTAACGCTATTTTTCTCGATAATTAGCACTTGTTTATCACAAACAGCAACCATAAGAGGTGTTATATTAAATGAAAACATACAACCTATTGAAGGTGTAAATATTACAGCAGATAAGTTAGGGACTCAAACTAACAGTAACGGTTTCTACGTTTTGGAAATTCCTTCTAACAGCGATGTAAAAATAGAGTTTACACACATATCGTTCAAAAAAGTATCCAGTGTATTTAATTTAAAAAACGGTGAAGAATTAGAGTTTAATCCAGTAATGAAATCTGAAATTGAACAAATCTCCACAGTAATAATTAATACAAAAAGAAGAAAAGAAGTTGAAGGAATCATTACGCTTCAACCAGAGGTTATTAGAAAGATTCCCGGAGCACAACCAGGTGTAGAAAACTTATTAAACACTCTTCCTGGTGTTAATATTAGTAATGAACTTAGTACCCAATATTCTGTTAGAGGTGGTAATTTCGATGAAAATTTAGTTTATGTAAACGATATTGAGGTTTACAGACCATTTCTAATTCGTTCGGGGCAGCAAGAGGGACTAAGTTTCGTAAATACCAATCTTGTTCAGAATGTAGAATTTTCAGCAGGAGGATTTCAAGCTAAATATGGGGATAAATTATCTTCTGTTCTCGATATTACTTACAAAACACCCTACCAATTTGAGGTGAATGCAGATTTAAGCCTATTGGGAGCAAGTGTTTCTTATGAAAATATTAGTGCAGATTCTAAATTTACGAGTATCATAGGTGCTCGATATCGCGACAATAGCTTACTTGTAAATGCTAGGGAAACAGAAACTAATTTCAATCCAATTTTTGCAGACTTACAAGCCTATCTTACCTATAAATTCACAAACAAGTTCCACTTAAGTTTTCTTGGAAACGCCTCTTTGAACAAATATAATTTTGAACCGGAAACCCGACAGACAAACTTTGGTACCCTAAGCGACCCTGTTGCGCTATTAGTGTTTTATCAGGGGCAAGAAAAAGACCAGTATCAAACTTACTTTGGAGCTTTAAAAGGCACCTACTTTGCCAATGATGATTTAACCCTGAAATTAATTGCTTCTACTTACTACACTTCAGAAGAAGAGTATTTCGATATTTTGGCGCAGTACAGATTGGGTCAAGTAAATACTAATATTGGTGATGAAAATGTTGGCGAGGTAGAGTTTAGTGAAGGAATTGGTAGCCAACTCAACCATGGTAGAAACGATTTAGATGCCTTAATAACAAACATAGAACACAAGGGAGATTTTAAAATTGATGATAATAGAATTGAGTGGTCTGTTAAGTATACTAACGAAGATATAAGAGACCGCTTAGTAGAATGGGAAGTTATAGATTCTGCTGGATTTTCAATAAGACCACCAAGAACAACTCCGGTAAACGAGCAACCTTATATTCCGTATAGCGGACCGATAGAACCTTTTCAAAATGTAAGAGCCACAAACAACACTCAAATAAATAGATTACAGGCCTATGCACAATGGAGTAAACGTTCCACTCTAGGCCAGAGTGAAGTCTGGTATAATGCTGGTGTTCGTGTTCACAACTGGTCTGTAAAAGGTGATGGCATTAGTTCTTCCAATCAGACTGTTTTTAGCCCAAGGGGGCAATTCACCATAAAACCAAAATGGAAAAAGGATATGTTGTTTAGGGCTGCAGCTGGTTTGTACTATCAGCCACCGTTCTACAGAGAACTGCGAGATGCCACCGGTACTGTTAGGCCAAATGTAAAAGCACAACAATCTGTTCACATTGTATTGGGTAATGACTATAGTTTTAAGATGTGGAATAGACCGTTTAAACTCACTTCCGAAGTTTATTATAAGAACTTGTCTTACGTAAACCCTTATACCATCGAAAATGTTCGTATTAGATACAGAGCCAATAATAGTGCTACGGCTTTTGCCTACGGATTAGATATGCGACTCAACGGAGAGTTTGTTCCTGGTACCGAATCTTGGTTTAGTTTCGGGTACCTTAAAACCGAGGAAAATATTAACAATAGAGGGTTTATACCAAGACCAACAGACCAACGTTTAAAGTTTGCTGCTTTATTTCAGGATTACGTACCTAACGTACCCAATTTAAAAATGTATTTAAATTTAGTCTATAACACTGGAGTTCCTGGTGGTTCACCAAGTTATGCAGACCCTTACGTTTTTCAAAGTAGATTACCCGATTATAAACGTGCAGATTTTGGACTTCAATTGGTATTAGTTGATGACGATAGACAGTTTAAGCGTGGTTGGAAAAAACCATTCAAAGAGCTTACATTAGGTCTTGAGATATTCAATATTTTTGATGTTCAGAACTCTATCACCAACACTTGGGTACGAGATGTTGCCAGTAAAAGACAATTTGCTATTCCTAATTTTTTAACACCAAGGGTGTTTAATGTACGAACAACAATGAGGTTTTAA